One Defluviimonas sp. SAOS-178_SWC DNA window includes the following coding sequences:
- a CDS encoding GntR family transcriptional regulator, translating into MPQAGPIERPVKATRASRVAEDLRQSILRGDLAPGEKVNLDRLRTHFGISLSPLREAVSRLVTVGLVESEDQRGFRIAPVSVDDLAEVTRLRADFESLALGYAVELAEIDWESAVLGALHRLNRASRDPSATDSAREAAHSAFHLALIEGCGMPILVGFCRNLHDLNLRYRRLFGAGLDENRDMSAEHVAIAEAAAVRRDADAACVLLRRHVERTGLDLSTRISRPPDQRPE; encoded by the coding sequence ATGCCGCAGGCAGGACCAATCGAAAGGCCGGTCAAGGCGACGCGCGCGAGCCGCGTGGCCGAGGATCTGCGCCAGTCGATCCTGCGCGGCGACCTCGCCCCGGGAGAAAAGGTCAACCTCGACCGGCTGCGGACGCATTTCGGTATCTCTCTGAGCCCGCTGCGCGAGGCGGTCTCGCGTCTCGTGACAGTCGGGCTGGTCGAATCCGAGGATCAGCGCGGTTTCCGGATCGCGCCGGTTTCGGTTGACGATCTGGCAGAAGTGACACGGCTCAGGGCCGATTTTGAAAGCCTCGCCCTCGGCTACGCGGTCGAGCTGGCCGAGATCGACTGGGAAAGCGCCGTTCTCGGCGCGCTGCACAGGCTCAATCGGGCGTCGCGCGATCCCTCGGCTACGGACAGCGCGCGGGAGGCGGCCCATTCGGCGTTCCACCTCGCTCTGATCGAGGGCTGCGGGATGCCGATACTGGTCGGATTCTGCCGGAACCTCCACGATCTCAACCTGCGCTATCGGCGGCTGTTCGGCGCCGGGCTCGACGAAAACCGCGACATGTCCGCCGAACATGTGGCGATTGCCGAGGCTGCGGCCGTGCGCCGCGACGCGGATGCGGCCTGCGTGCTTTTGCGCCGCCATGTCGAACGCACCGGGCTGGACCTGTCCACCCGGATCAGCCGGCCACCGGACCAAAGGCCGGAATAG
- the aroQ gene encoding type II 3-dehydroquinate dehydratase, whose protein sequence is MTKLIYILNGPNLNLLGKRQPEIYGHDTLADVEARCAAVAAEHGMTSKLMQSNHEGQIVDWIHEAREAAAGIVINPAALSHTSVAILDALNTFDGPVIEVHISNIHKREAFRHHSYVSARADGVIAGCGVEGYTLAVRRMATLLA, encoded by the coding sequence ATGACCAAGCTGATCTACATCCTGAACGGACCAAACCTGAACCTGCTCGGCAAGCGCCAGCCGGAAATCTACGGCCACGACACATTGGCCGATGTCGAGGCGCGCTGCGCCGCCGTCGCGGCCGAGCACGGCATGACGTCGAAGCTGATGCAGTCGAACCATGAGGGCCAGATCGTCGACTGGATCCACGAGGCGCGCGAAGCGGCGGCGGGGATCGTCATCAATCCGGCGGCGCTTTCACATACCTCCGTCGCCATCCTCGACGCGCTCAACACTTTCGACGGGCCGGTGATCGAGGTCCACATCTCGAACATCCACAAGCGCGAGGCCTTCCGCCATCATTCCTATGTCTCGGCGCGCGCGGACGGCGTGATCGCCGGATGCGGGGTCGAGGGCTACACGCTGGCGGTGCGGCGCATGGCGACGCTCCTGGCATGA